One window from the genome of Candidatus Methanoperedens sp. encodes:
- a CDS encoding Hsp20/alpha crystallin family protein, giving the protein MEKDWRKTDKGFFNEFEKEIEQMNDLVNRMMQSIGKEPQVYGFSMQVGPDGIPHVERFGNVLPVGKDRDVREPFTSALVDEKNNEFNITAEMPGINKKDIELNATEKEVVIKADSNSRKYYKFIKTPVPVDPDSASAKYNNGVLEVTFKFKETKKPDAKSIKIE; this is encoded by the coding sequence ATGGAAAAAGATTGGAGAAAGACTGATAAGGGATTTTTCAATGAATTTGAAAAAGAAATTGAGCAGATGAATGACCTGGTTAACCGGATGATGCAATCCATAGGAAAAGAACCGCAAGTTTATGGTTTTAGCATGCAGGTAGGGCCTGACGGCATACCGCATGTGGAGCGTTTCGGAAATGTCTTGCCTGTTGGCAAGGACAGGGATGTCAGGGAGCCATTCACAAGCGCATTGGTCGATGAAAAAAATAATGAATTTAATATTACGGCAGAAATGCCAGGGATTAATAAAAAAGATATCGAGCTCAATGCGACAGAAAAAGAAGTTGTTATCAAAGCAGACAGTAACTCAAGGAAATACTACAAGTTTATAAAAACACCGGTACCTGTTGATCCGGATAGCGCGTCAGCAAAGTATAACAACGGGGTGCTTGAAGTAACGTTCAAATTCAAAGAAACGAAAAAACCGGATGCAAAGTCGATAAAGATCGAATAA
- a CDS encoding ArsR family transcriptional regulator, producing MESAQLLDILGNENRRKILHLLASRPCYMSEIAERLDVGAKAILGHLLLLEQAGLIEANVDEQRRKYFHITDNLRLEVFVSPYSFEVEVTTAAFPAPKEYAPADQQAIMTLKSLYGQIQELIEKRQQLMQEYQQIQGNITGAMGHYMDAIEDTAEDNIEAEILYALLKGPTNARVLSMQLGIPEYVIEGYIVKMEQKEILKRDGNNYIIG from the coding sequence ATGGAATCAGCACAACTGTTAGACATACTTGGAAATGAGAACCGGAGGAAGATCCTTCACCTCCTGGCAAGCCGACCATGCTATATGAGCGAGATAGCAGAAAGGCTTGACGTGGGTGCAAAAGCAATACTCGGGCATCTTCTGCTCCTCGAGCAGGCAGGTCTGATAGAAGCAAACGTAGATGAACAACGGCGCAAATACTTCCATATTACAGATAACCTCCGTCTTGAAGTGTTTGTGTCGCCGTATTCATTTGAGGTTGAAGTTACCACTGCCGCCTTTCCTGCACCAAAAGAGTATGCACCAGCAGACCAGCAAGCGATCATGACCTTAAAATCGCTTTACGGCCAGATACAGGAACTCATAGAAAAAAGACAGCAATTAATGCAGGAGTACCAGCAGATCCAGGGAAACATAACCGGGGCGATGGGACATTATATGGATGCCATCGAGGATACAGCGGAAGATAACATTGAAGCGGAAATACTCTATGCACTGCTAAAAGGCCCGACAAATGCGCGCGTATTGTCCATGCAGCTTGGAATTCCTGAGTATGTGATCGAGGGATATATTGTAAAAATGGAACAAAAAGAAATCCTTAAAAGAGATGGGAATAATTATATAATAGGCTAA